A region from the Vibrio sp. SS-MA-C1-2 genome encodes:
- the ubiH gene encoding 2-octaprenyl-6-methoxyphenyl hydroxylase, whose amino-acid sequence MSSFDIIISGGAMAGASLALALDKLSQGRLTIAVIEANAYDKHMLAGFDSRSIALSYGSIKLLKRVGLWGELDPFATPIQDIDITDRHHLGHVTISAQDQGVDSLGSVIELHDVGRVCVNQLTASDKISLFCPDRVETITRDNTSTTVTLYSGQQLKSRLFVAADGAYSQTTQQLGMTRSSYDFGQVAVIANIETELPHQGQAFERFTTHGPVALLPMSQQRSSLVWCFPPEQAEKVMSWSDEAFLNQLQKTFGWRLGKLKKTGRRDAYPLFLNTNQSTITHRAVAIGNAAQALHPIAGQGFNLGLRDVTDLADVIVEALNQQQDIGCHQTLRQYRECRQRDKEVTINGTSGLVHLFANNYWPLVVGRNLGLMAMESCSTLKQPLIKQAMGLVSS is encoded by the coding sequence ATGTCGTCATTTGATATTATTATTTCAGGTGGTGCAATGGCTGGCGCTTCATTAGCTTTGGCGCTAGATAAGTTAAGTCAAGGACGTTTAACGATTGCGGTAATAGAAGCTAATGCCTATGATAAACATATGCTTGCAGGATTTGATAGCCGCTCTATCGCACTCTCGTATGGTTCCATAAAATTGTTGAAAAGAGTCGGTCTGTGGGGTGAATTAGATCCTTTTGCGACACCTATTCAAGATATCGATATTACCGATCGCCATCATCTTGGCCATGTTACTATCTCTGCGCAAGATCAGGGGGTTGATTCCCTTGGTTCGGTTATTGAGCTTCATGATGTTGGTCGCGTGTGTGTTAACCAGTTAACTGCCTCTGATAAGATCTCTCTTTTCTGTCCTGATCGGGTAGAAACAATTACGCGAGATAACACTTCAACGACGGTGACGCTTTATTCTGGTCAGCAATTAAAGAGTCGACTGTTTGTCGCTGCAGATGGTGCTTACTCTCAAACGACTCAACAATTAGGCATGACACGTTCAAGTTACGATTTTGGTCAGGTTGCAGTGATTGCGAATATTGAGACAGAGCTTCCTCATCAAGGACAGGCATTTGAGCGCTTTACCACTCATGGGCCTGTTGCACTCTTACCGATGTCTCAACAACGAAGCTCTTTGGTTTGGTGTTTCCCTCCTGAACAAGCTGAAAAAGTGATGAGTTGGAGTGATGAGGCATTTTTAAATCAACTACAAAAAACATTTGGTTGGCGACTCGGTAAATTAAAAAAAACAGGTCGTCGTGATGCTTATCCTCTGTTTTTAAACACCAATCAATCGACAATTACACATAGAGCTGTGGCAATAGGCAATGCTGCTCAAGCACTACACCCTATTGCAGGGCAGGGGTTTAATCTGGGCTTACGAGATGTGACAGACTTAGCTGACGTGATTGTCGAAGCGCTAAATCAGCAGCAAGATATTGGATGTCATCAAACCTTGCGTCAATATCGAGAGTGTCGTCAACGAGATAAAGAGGTCACCATTAATGGAACCTCAGGGTTAGTTCATCTCTTTGCAAATAATTATTGGCCATTAGTTGTTGGAAGAAACCTTGGACTAATGGCAATGGAGAGCTGTTCAACATTAAAACAGCCACTAATAAAACAAGCGATGGGTTTGGTCTCATCATAA
- a CDS encoding YecA family protein: MSKTTLPEYIAVESALKTDGLAVMPAELHGLLTGMISGGLPLDNSWQPLLNDYTNEGMAWPRTAKQVATELYQATVDELNEGEFSLTLLLPTEEGNMEQLVDQAEALTQWVNHFMSGIGLSGLKLDSAPNEIKEIFADLQQIAQLGIDEESDLEEQANLLEQVIEHVRVCALTCHTEFGQKRSEQASE, encoded by the coding sequence ATGAGCAAAACAACACTTCCAGAATACATCGCAGTGGAATCGGCATTAAAAACGGATGGATTAGCTGTCATGCCTGCAGAATTGCATGGTTTATTGACGGGGATGATTAGTGGTGGCTTACCACTAGATAACAGCTGGCAACCACTGTTAAATGATTATACTAATGAAGGTATGGCTTGGCCTCGTACAGCAAAGCAAGTTGCAACTGAGCTGTATCAAGCAACGGTAGATGAGCTTAATGAAGGTGAATTCTCATTAACACTGCTGCTTCCTACTGAAGAGGGTAATATGGAGCAGTTGGTCGACCAAGCGGAAGCATTAACTCAATGGGTCAATCATTTTATGTCGGGTATCGGCTTATCAGGATTAAAGTTAGATTCAGCACCGAATGAGATCAAAGAGATCTTTGCTGACCTGCAACAGATCGCACAATTAGGTATCGATGAAGAATCTGATTTGGAAGAGCAAGCAAACCTTCTTGAGCAGGTGATTGAGCATGTTCGCGTATGCGCCTTAACTTGTCATACTGAGTTTGGTCAAAAACGTTCTGAACAAGCGTCTGAATAG
- the zapA gene encoding cell division protein ZapA, with product MTTQAIQIEVMGRSLRVNCPAGQEQALQNAAAEFDSRIKTLSERTKMSNSEQLLIFAALNICHELQDLRAEHAAINHNMNTRIELLQKTIETALVQHTKAD from the coding sequence ATGACTACTCAAGCAATTCAGATTGAAGTAATGGGACGTTCTTTACGAGTTAACTGTCCTGCTGGGCAAGAGCAAGCCTTACAAAATGCTGCCGCTGAGTTTGATTCTCGCATAAAAACACTGAGCGAACGAACCAAGATGTCGAATAGTGAGCAATTATTGATCTTTGCTGCATTAAATATTTGTCATGAACTGCAAGATTTACGAGCAGAGCATGCTGCTATTAACCATAATATGAATACTCGTATTGAGTTATTACAAAAAACTATCGAAACAGCCTTAGTACAGCATACCAAGGCAGATTAA
- a CDS encoding 5-formyltetrahydrofolate cyclo-ligase, with amino-acid sequence MTFSLEQVNPFIPPSSTPQTIRKLIRQQRRQLSSQQQQQASDLVLQRLQSSPNIKQAKHIAIYLSVDGELDTLPIITWLWQQNKQLYLPVLNPDKPNQLLFLHYTPATRLILNKYQILEPKLISDDIFPAEQLDIVITPLVAFSPKAERLGMGGGYYDRLLAPWLKNKSGAIPIGIAHNLQLIDSLPSEPWDVPLAEVMTPDKHWVW; translated from the coding sequence GTGACTTTTTCATTAGAACAGGTTAATCCGTTCATTCCTCCAAGTTCAACACCTCAAACAATTAGAAAGCTAATTCGTCAACAACGACGACAACTCTCCTCTCAACAACAACAACAAGCCAGTGATTTAGTTCTTCAACGACTTCAATCTTCACCGAATATCAAGCAAGCAAAGCATATTGCCATATATTTATCAGTTGATGGTGAACTTGACACCCTTCCAATCATCACTTGGCTCTGGCAACAAAATAAGCAGCTTTATCTTCCGGTTCTAAATCCTGATAAACCCAATCAGCTCCTTTTTCTTCACTACACGCCAGCAACTAGACTCATTTTGAATAAATACCAAATTCTTGAGCCTAAATTGATATCTGACGACATATTCCCTGCTGAGCAATTAGACATCGTTATCACACCTCTTGTGGCATTTTCACCTAAAGCTGAACGGTTAGGTATGGGCGGTGGTTATTATGATCGCTTATTAGCACCTTGGTTAAAAAATAAGAGCGGTGCGATCCCCATTGGCATTGCCCATAACCTACAACTCATTGACTCATTACCATCAGAGCCTTGGGATGTCCCTTTGGCTGAAGTTATGACGCCAGATAAACATTGGGTATGGTAA
- the rpiA gene encoding ribose-5-phosphate isomerase RpiA: MTQDEMKKLAGWAALEYVQDGSIVGVGTGSTVNHFIDALATKKAQIKGAVSSSIASTERLKEIGIPVFDCNDITGLDIYVDGADEINRAFDMIKGGGAALTREKIVAAISTTFVCIVDNTKEVDVLGQFPLPVEVIPMAREQVSRELAALGGRPVYREGVMTDNGNIILDVHDMQITEPKVLEQQINNITGVVTNGLFAHRGANVLLVGTPNGVETSTL, encoded by the coding sequence ATGACTCAAGATGAAATGAAAAAACTGGCTGGCTGGGCTGCATTAGAATATGTTCAAGATGGCAGTATTGTCGGTGTCGGTACTGGCTCTACCGTTAACCATTTTATTGATGCACTTGCGACAAAAAAAGCTCAAATCAAAGGCGCGGTATCTAGCTCAATAGCATCAACTGAGCGTCTAAAAGAGATCGGTATCCCTGTTTTTGATTGCAACGATATTACTGGTTTAGATATCTATGTTGATGGTGCTGATGAAATTAATCGTGCATTTGATATGATCAAAGGCGGCGGTGCTGCATTGACCCGCGAAAAGATTGTTGCGGCTATCTCTACAACGTTTGTATGTATCGTTGATAACACCAAAGAAGTGGACGTATTAGGTCAATTCCCTCTCCCTGTTGAAGTGATACCAATGGCAAGAGAGCAAGTAAGCCGTGAGTTAGCAGCATTAGGCGGTCGTCCAGTCTACCGTGAAGGCGTGATGACAGATAATGGTAATATTATCTTGGATGTTCATGATATGCAGATTACTGAGCCTAAAGTATTAGAACAGCAGATTAACAATATCACCGGTGTTGTTACCAATGGTCTATTTGCTCACCGTGGTGCTAACGTATTGTTAGTGGGTACACCAAATGGCGTTGAAACGTCAACACTATAA
- the serA gene encoding phosphoglycerate dehydrogenase, whose amino-acid sequence MSKVSLEKEKIKIVLLEGLHPSSLDVLHNAGYTNIESYPGALNGAELESALEDAHFIGIRSRTQLTESVLKKAPKLMAVGCFCIGTNQVDLSAAAKLGIPVFNAPFSNTRSVAELVLGEILLLLRGIPEKNAKAHRGEWMKSASNSYEARGKKLGIIGYGHIGTQLGILAENLGMQVIYYDIENKLSLGNATQIHSLNDLLNQSDVVSLHVPETAETQDMFGEAQFKMMKPNSIFINAARGTVVVIDALVNALETKHIAGAAVDVFPTEPSTNNDPFLSALIPFDNVLLTPHIGGSTQEAQENIGIEVAGKLVKYSDNGSTLSAVDFPEVSLPQHKNCSRLLHIHKNQPGILTQINTIFAEEQINIAAQYLQTGLNIGYVVIDVETERSDEALTKIKTIDGTIRARVLH is encoded by the coding sequence ATGTCTAAAGTATCACTCGAAAAAGAAAAGATAAAAATTGTTCTTCTCGAAGGACTTCATCCTTCATCTCTGGATGTTCTCCATAACGCAGGTTACACGAATATTGAGAGTTACCCTGGTGCTCTTAATGGTGCTGAATTAGAGAGTGCGCTTGAAGATGCCCACTTTATCGGCATTCGTTCACGTACCCAATTAACAGAAAGTGTATTAAAGAAGGCACCTAAGTTAATGGCGGTTGGTTGTTTCTGTATTGGTACAAACCAAGTCGACTTAAGTGCCGCAGCGAAACTTGGGATCCCTGTCTTTAACGCTCCGTTTTCCAATACCCGAAGCGTCGCTGAGTTAGTTTTAGGTGAAATATTACTATTATTACGTGGTATCCCAGAAAAAAATGCCAAGGCTCATCGTGGTGAGTGGATGAAATCTGCCTCTAACTCTTATGAAGCGAGAGGAAAAAAGCTAGGGATTATCGGTTATGGTCATATCGGAACACAGTTAGGGATTTTAGCTGAAAATCTAGGTATGCAAGTGATCTATTACGATATTGAGAATAAACTCTCTTTAGGGAACGCGACTCAAATCCATAGTCTTAATGATCTTCTAAATCAATCTGATGTCGTTTCTCTTCATGTTCCAGAAACCGCAGAAACTCAAGATATGTTTGGTGAAGCGCAATTTAAGATGATGAAGCCCAACTCAATCTTCATTAATGCCGCTCGCGGCACAGTTGTCGTTATCGACGCACTGGTCAATGCATTGGAAACAAAACATATTGCTGGTGCCGCTGTCGACGTATTCCCTACAGAACCATCAACTAACAACGATCCTTTCTTATCAGCATTAATTCCATTCGATAATGTATTATTAACGCCACATATCGGTGGTTCAACCCAAGAAGCGCAAGAAAATATTGGTATTGAAGTCGCGGGTAAGCTCGTTAAATACTCTGACAATGGCTCAACACTTTCTGCTGTCGATTTCCCAGAAGTATCACTACCACAACATAAAAACTGCTCTCGCCTACTCCATATCCATAAAAATCAGCCCGGAATTCTAACTCAGATCAATACCATATTTGCTGAAGAGCAAATCAACATTGCCGCTCAGTACCTACAAACAGGGCTAAATATTGGTTATGTGGTTATTGATGTTGAGACTGAAAGATCAGATGAAGCATTAACGAAGATCAAAACGATTGATGGCACAATCCGTGCGCGTGTTCTTCATTAA
- a CDS encoding oxidative stress defense protein, which produces MYKKLLSLVLVATPFISFSSFSEPALTFPHIETVGVSSVNAKPDMAEFVVTVLATKNSATEAKDAVDSAVTAFSIRMEKLGLARDKYQTANISLQPQYSYPKDKPRQQEGYVASRKITVTVNDLNQLNPLIDGALGDGIDEINQVTLKSSQRDKFEEQARMAAIADATTKAQSIAKGFNLDLDGVWQVRYQVNNIRPIMYRSAKVMEMSADNSYQDSVMTFEDRIEVIFKVENRK; this is translated from the coding sequence ATGTATAAAAAACTCCTCTCATTAGTATTAGTTGCCACTCCGTTTATCTCTTTCTCTTCCTTTTCTGAACCTGCCCTGACTTTCCCTCATATTGAAACCGTGGGCGTCAGCTCTGTGAATGCTAAGCCTGATATGGCAGAGTTTGTTGTCACTGTGTTAGCAACGAAGAATAGTGCGACAGAGGCAAAAGATGCCGTTGATAGTGCGGTAACTGCATTTTCAATACGGATGGAAAAGTTAGGTTTAGCGAGAGATAAATATCAAACAGCCAACATCTCGTTACAGCCCCAATATAGCTATCCAAAAGATAAACCTCGACAACAAGAGGGTTATGTCGCCAGTCGAAAAATCACAGTCACAGTCAACGATTTAAACCAGCTTAATCCGTTAATTGATGGTGCACTAGGTGATGGAATTGATGAAATTAATCAAGTCACGTTAAAATCTAGCCAACGAGATAAGTTTGAAGAGCAAGCTCGTATGGCCGCTATTGCTGATGCGACGACAAAAGCACAAAGTATTGCAAAAGGATTTAATCTTGATCTTGATGGGGTATGGCAAGTTCGTTATCAAGTCAATAATATTCGCCCGATTATGTATCGCAGTGCAAAAGTAATGGAGATGTCAGCAGACAATAGCTATCAAGACTCGGTTATGACATTTGAGGATCGAATTGAGGTGATTTTTAAAGTTGAGAATCGCAAATAA
- the fbaA gene encoding class II fructose-bisphosphate aldolase, translating to MSKIFDFVKPGVISGDDVQKVFEVAKENNFALPAVNVVNTDTINGVLEAAAKVKSPVVVQFSNGGAGFFAGKGVKLEGQGAQILGAVAGAKYVHAVAESYGIPVILHTDHAAKKLLPWIDGLLDAGEEFFAQTGKPLFSSHMIDLSEESLEDNIAISGKYLERMAKMNMTLEIELGCTGGEEDGVDNSHMDASELYTSPEDVAYAYEKLNAISPRFTIAASFGNVHGVYQAGNVVLTPTILRDSQAYCSEKFGLPTNSLNFVFHGGSGSSEAEIQESIGYGVIKMNIDTDTQWATWDGIRTYEAENHDFLQGQIGNPTGEAAPNKKYYDPRVWLRAGQASMVARLEKAFADLNAIDVL from the coding sequence ATGTCTAAGATCTTCGATTTTGTAAAACCTGGTGTTATTTCTGGCGATGACGTACAGAAAGTATTTGAAGTAGCTAAAGAAAACAACTTTGCACTTCCTGCTGTAAACGTAGTAAATACTGATACAATCAACGGTGTACTTGAAGCAGCTGCTAAAGTTAAATCTCCAGTTGTTGTTCAGTTCTCTAACGGCGGTGCTGGTTTCTTCGCTGGTAAAGGCGTTAAACTTGAAGGTCAAGGTGCACAAATCCTTGGCGCTGTAGCAGGTGCAAAATATGTACACGCTGTTGCTGAAAGCTATGGTATTCCAGTTATTCTGCATACTGACCACGCGGCTAAGAAACTTCTTCCTTGGATCGACGGTCTACTAGACGCGGGTGAAGAGTTCTTCGCACAAACTGGCAAGCCTTTATTCTCTTCACACATGATCGATCTTTCTGAAGAGTCTCTAGAAGATAACATCGCTATCTCTGGTAAGTACCTAGAGCGCATGGCGAAGATGAACATGACGCTAGAAATCGAATTAGGTTGTACTGGCGGTGAAGAAGACGGCGTTGATAACTCTCACATGGACGCATCTGAGCTTTATACTTCTCCTGAAGACGTTGCATACGCATATGAGAAACTAAACGCAATTAGCCCACGTTTCACTATCGCTGCATCTTTCGGTAACGTACACGGTGTTTACCAAGCTGGTAACGTTGTATTAACGCCAACTATCCTACGTGATTCTCAAGCATATTGTTCAGAGAAGTTTGGTCTACCAACTAACTCTCTAAACTTTGTATTCCACGGTGGTTCTGGTTCTTCTGAAGCTGAAATCCAAGAGTCTATCGGTTACGGTGTTATCAAAATGAACATCGATACTGATACACAGTGGGCAACTTGGGACGGTATCCGTACTTACGAAGCTGAAAACCATGACTTCCTACAAGGTCAAATCGGTAACCCAACGGGTGAAGCTGCGCCAAACAAAAAATACTACGATCCACGCGTATGGTTACGTGCTGGTCAAGCGTCTATGGTTGCACGTCTTGAAAAAGCATTCGCAGACCTTAACGCAATTGACGTACTATAA
- a CDS encoding phosphoglycerate kinase — translation MSVIKMTDLELAGKRVFIRADLNVPVKNGKVTSDARILASIPTIKHCLAAGAKVMVTSHLGRPTEGEYAEEFSLAPVVNYLNDALDCEVKLAKDYLNGLELNAGELVVLENVRFNKGEKKNDEELSKKYAALCDIFVMDAFGTAHRAQASTHGVGMNAAVACAGPLLANELEALGKAMDNPARPLVAIVGGSKVSTKLHVLESLSKVADQLVVGGGIANTFIAAEGHNVGKSLYEADLVETAQKLMKECAIPVATDVACAKAFDENAEAEIKHVSEVQDDDMIFDLGPDSTAALAEILKGAKTILWNGPVGVFEFKNFEAGTKGISEAIAASEGFSVAGGGDTLAAIDKFGIKSDVSYISTGGGAFLEFVEGKVLPAVAMLEERAKA, via the coding sequence ATGTCTGTAATCAAAATGACTGACCTGGAACTAGCAGGTAAACGTGTATTTATTCGTGCTGACCTTAACGTACCCGTTAAAAATGGCAAAGTAACTTCTGATGCTCGTATTCTTGCATCAATCCCAACAATTAAGCACTGCCTAGCTGCTGGTGCAAAAGTAATGGTTACTTCTCACTTAGGTCGTCCGACTGAAGGTGAATACGCAGAAGAGTTCTCTTTAGCTCCAGTTGTTAACTACTTAAACGACGCACTAGATTGTGAAGTGAAGCTAGCAAAAGATTACCTTAATGGCCTAGAGCTAAATGCAGGTGAGCTTGTTGTTCTTGAAAATGTTCGTTTTAACAAAGGCGAGAAGAAGAACGACGAAGAGCTATCTAAGAAATATGCTGCGCTTTGTGATATTTTTGTGATGGATGCATTCGGTACAGCTCACCGTGCTCAAGCATCAACTCACGGTGTTGGTATGAACGCAGCTGTTGCTTGTGCGGGTCCTTTACTGGCTAACGAACTTGAAGCACTAGGTAAAGCAATGGACAACCCTGCTCGTCCATTAGTTGCTATCGTTGGTGGTTCAAAAGTATCAACTAAGCTACATGTGTTAGAGTCTCTATCTAAAGTCGCTGATCAGCTTGTTGTTGGTGGTGGTATTGCAAATACATTTATTGCAGCTGAAGGCCACAATGTTGGTAAATCACTATATGAAGCTGACTTAGTTGAAACTGCTCAAAAGCTAATGAAAGAGTGTGCAATCCCTGTTGCAACTGACGTAGCATGTGCAAAAGCATTCGATGAGAACGCAGAAGCTGAAATTAAGCACGTTTCTGAAGTTCAAGATGACGATATGATTTTTGACTTAGGTCCTGATTCAACTGCGGCATTAGCTGAAATCCTAAAAGGTGCTAAAACTATTCTTTGGAATGGCCCTGTTGGTGTTTTTGAATTTAAAAACTTTGAAGCCGGTACTAAAGGCATTTCTGAAGCGATCGCTGCTTCTGAAGGCTTCTCTGTTGCAGGTGGTGGTGACACATTAGCAGCTATCGACAAGTTCGGTATCAAGTCTGATGTTTCTTACATCTCTACTGGTGGTGGTGCATTCCTTGAGTTTGTTGAAGGTAAAGTACTTCCTGCCGTTGCAATGCTTGAAGAGCGTGCAAAAGCATAA
- a CDS encoding Cof-type HAD-IIB family hydrolase, translating to MYKVLALDLDGTVLNSKHEINPELKEAIQKIKRHYHVMLVTGRHHTSAKPYHDELGLDTPIICCNGTYIYDFAKNEVLFANAIEKESAFKFLDLSDQYNINSVIYVTNEMVHLKSKPIDFLSYLEGWALNYPENDRPQVIRVDSLRDNIEPAEYVWKFVAEGDIEAINQFSELDFIKENFNGERSWVNRVDFAKKGNTKGVRLQQYLDMISVSAAEVVAIGDNHNDISMIELAGMGIAMNNADDKVKSKADRICTTNSNGNGISLLLDELFLVS from the coding sequence ATGTATAAAGTATTAGCATTAGATTTAGATGGAACCGTTCTGAATTCAAAACATGAAATCAACCCAGAACTTAAAGAGGCAATTCAAAAGATAAAGCGTCATTATCATGTGATGCTAGTCACAGGTCGTCATCACACTTCTGCTAAGCCTTATCATGATGAACTTGGGCTAGATACACCAATTATCTGCTGTAACGGAACGTATATTTACGATTTTGCAAAAAATGAGGTGCTATTTGCGAATGCGATTGAAAAAGAGAGTGCCTTTAAGTTTCTCGATCTTTCTGACCAATATAATATTAACTCTGTTATCTATGTCACCAATGAAATGGTGCATTTAAAATCTAAACCTATCGACTTTTTATCTTATCTTGAGGGCTGGGCGCTTAACTACCCTGAAAATGATCGTCCACAAGTCATCCGTGTTGATTCATTAAGAGATAATATAGAACCGGCTGAATATGTTTGGAAGTTTGTTGCAGAGGGTGATATAGAGGCGATCAATCAGTTTTCAGAGCTAGACTTTATTAAAGAGAATTTTAATGGTGAACGATCTTGGGTCAATCGAGTAGATTTTGCAAAAAAAGGGAATACTAAAGGCGTTAGATTGCAACAATATCTCGATATGATATCAGTCTCCGCTGCAGAAGTTGTGGCGATCGGTGATAACCATAACGACATATCTATGATTGAATTAGCCGGCATGGGCATTGCGATGAATAATGCTGATGATAAAGTAAAATCGAAAGCAGACCGCATTTGTACCACCAACTCAAATGGTAACGGGATCTCATTACTTCTTGATGAGTTATTTTTAGTATCATAA
- the tkt gene encoding transketolase: MSSRKVLANAIRALSMDGVQKANSGHPGAPMGMADIAEVLWRSHMNHNPQNPNWADRDRFILSNGHGSMLIYSLLHLTGYELSIDDLKNFRQLHSKTPGHPEYGYAPGVETTTGPLGQGITNAVGMAIAEQAMADQFNRDGHDIVDHYTYTFMGDGCLMEGISHEACSLAGTLGLGKLIAFWDDNGISIDGEVEGWFSDDTPKRFEAYGWHVIPAVDGHDSDALNAAIEAAKADPRPTLICAKTIIGFGSPNKAGTHDCHGAPLGADEIAATRKALGWEYGPFEIPADIYSEWDAKVAGAAKEAAWDEKFAAYAAAYPAEAAEFKRRINGELPAVWEEKTTQIIADLQANPANIASRKASQNALEAFGQILPEFMGGSADLAPSNLTMWSGSKSLEAGDFSGNYIHYGVREFGMTAIMNGIALHGGFVPYGATFLMFMEYARNAMRMAALMKVQNIQVYTHDSIGLGEDGPTHQPVEQVSSLRLTPNMSTWRPCDQVESAVAWKYAIERKDGPTSLIFSRQNLAQQDRNAEQVANITKGGYILKDCEGKPELILIATGSEVELATEAYAQLTAEGHKVRVVSMPATELFDAQDAAYRESVLPSDVTARVAIEAGIADFWYKYVGLDGRIIGMTTFGESAPAGELFKMFGFTTENVVETAKELLS, from the coding sequence ATGTCGTCTCGTAAGGTTTTAGCAAATGCAATCCGTGCACTAAGCATGGACGGAGTACAAAAAGCAAACTCTGGTCACCCAGGTGCACCAATGGGTATGGCTGATATCGCAGAAGTGTTATGGCGTAGCCACATGAACCATAACCCACAAAACCCGAACTGGGCTGATCGTGACCGTTTTATCCTATCTAACGGCCATGGCTCAATGTTGATTTACTCACTGCTTCATTTAACAGGCTACGAGCTATCAATTGATGACTTAAAGAATTTCCGTCAGCTACACTCAAAAACGCCGGGTCACCCAGAGTACGGTTATGCGCCAGGTGTTGAGACAACGACTGGCCCATTAGGTCAAGGTATTACTAATGCTGTGGGTATGGCAATTGCTGAACAAGCGATGGCAGATCAGTTTAACCGTGACGGTCATGATATCGTTGATCACTATACGTATACGTTCATGGGCGATGGCTGTTTGATGGAAGGTATCTCTCATGAAGCATGCTCACTGGCTGGGACGTTAGGTCTAGGCAAGTTAATTGCATTCTGGGATGACAATGGTATCTCTATCGATGGTGAAGTTGAAGGTTGGTTCTCTGACGACACCCCTAAGCGTTTTGAAGCTTACGGTTGGCACGTTATTCCAGCGGTTGATGGTCACGATAGCGATGCATTAAATGCAGCAATTGAAGCGGCAAAAGCTGACCCTCGTCCAACACTAATTTGTGCGAAAACGATCATCGGTTTTGGTTCACCAAATAAAGCTGGTACACACGATTGTCACGGCGCGCCACTTGGTGCGGATGAGATCGCGGCAACACGCAAAGCTCTAGGTTGGGAATACGGCCCATTTGAAATTCCTGCTGATATCTATAGCGAGTGGGATGCAAAAGTCGCAGGCGCAGCGAAAGAAGCCGCATGGGATGAGAAGTTTGCAGCGTATGCAGCCGCTTACCCAGCAGAAGCTGCTGAATTTAAGCGTCGTATAAATGGTGAGCTTCCTGCAGTTTGGGAAGAGAAAACGACACAAATCATTGCAGATCTTCAAGCAAACCCTGCGAATATCGCATCACGTAAAGCCTCACAAAATGCATTAGAAGCATTTGGTCAGATCTTACCTGAATTTATGGGTGGTTCTGCGGATTTAGCTCCATCAAACCTAACCATGTGGTCAGGTTCTAAATCACTTGAAGCGGGTGATTTCTCCGGTAACTATATCCACTACGGCGTACGTGAATTCGGTATGACGGCGATCATGAACGGTATTGCACTCCACGGTGGCTTTGTTCCTTACGGTGCAACATTCCTTATGTTTATGGAATATGCGCGTAATGCAATGCGTATGGCTGCCCTAATGAAGGTGCAGAACATTCAGGTTTACACCCATGACTCAATCGGTCTTGGTGAAGATGGTCCAACACACCAACCTGTAGAGCAAGTATCTTCACTGCGTTTAACGCCAAACATGAGCACATGGCGTCCATGTGATCAAGTTGAATCAGCCGTTGCTTGGAAATATGCAATTGAACGTAAAGATGGTCCAACATCATTGATCTTCTCTCGTCAAAATTTAGCACAGCAAGATCGTAATGCAGAGCAAGTAGCGAACATCACAAAGGGTGGTTACATCCTAAAAGATTGTGAAGGCAAGCCAGAGCTAATCTTGATTGCAACAGGTTCTGAAGTTGAGCTAGCAACAGAAGCATACGCACAATTAACGGCTGAAGGTCATAAAGTACGTGTGGTTTCAATGCCAGCAACAGAGTTATTTGATGCACAAGATGCTGCATACCGTGAATCAGTATTGCCTTCAGACGTAACAGCACGTGTTGCGATTGAAGCGGGTATTGCTGACTTCTGGTACAAGTATGTTGGTTTAGATGGTCGTATTATCGGCATGACAACATTTGGTGAGTCTGCACCCGCAGGTGAGCTATTCAAGATGTTTGGCTTCACAACAGAAAACGTTGTTGAGACAGCAAAAGAGCTATTAAGCTAA